The DNA region ACGCGATCTTCTTCGTCTGCGACCAGCCCGGCCCGGCGGCCAAGCTGGCCGGCTTCGCCCGCACCCGCATCGGCGAGGAGCTGGACCTGATCGAGAAGAACGCCTTCCGCTTCTGCTGGATCGTCGACTTCCCGATGTACGAGCTGGACGAGGAGACCAACAAGGTCATCTTCAGCCACAACCCGTTCTCCATGCCCCAGGGCGGCCTGAAGGCTCTGGAGACAATGAACCCGCTCGACATCAAGGCCTACCAGTACGACATCGTCTGCAACGGCGTCGAACTGTCCTCCGGTGCCATCCGCAACCATCTGCCGGAAGTGATGTACAAGGCCTTCGAGATCGCCGGCTATCCGCCGGAGGAGCTGGAAGCCCGGTTCGGCGGCATGCTGAGCGCGTTCAAGCTGGGCGCCCCGCCGCACGGCGGCTCGGCCCCGGGCATCGACCGCATCGTCATGCTGCTGGCCGACGAACCGAACATCCGCGAGGTCATCGCCTTCCCGCTGAACCAGCGTGCGGAAGACCTGCTGATGCAGGCCCCGGCGCCGGTGGACACCGCCCGCCTGCGGGAGCTGCACCTGAAGCTCGACCTGCCGAAACCGAAGGTCGCCGCGCCCTCGGCGCCGCAGGCGTAAAGGAACTTCCGCCAGTCCTTGGCGGTTATGTGAAAAGGCCATCCGGACTCTGGTTCGGGTGGCCTTTTTCCTTGTCAACATACGCGCGCGGGGCTATGTAAGCGCCGTCGTCAAAACCTCACGCGGGCTGGCGGACCCTCGGTTTTACCCCGATGGCCCGATCCGGTGTCGTCAGCCATGGTTGCCATGCGCTCTCGACAATGCCCGCGGCGGAGCAACCGGAAAAAGGGATTTTTTCCACATGACCATGCCCACTTTCACCATGCGCCAGCTGCTGGAAGCCGGTGTCCACTTCGGCCACCACACCCGCCGCTGGAACCCGAAGATGAACCAGTACATCTTCGGCGTCCGCAATGGCGTGCACATCATCGATCTCGAGCAGACCGTCCCGATGCTGCACCGCGCCCTGCAGGCCGTGCGTGACGTCGTCGCCGGCGGCGGCCGCGTCCTGTTCGTCGGCACCAAGCGCCAGGCGCAGGAGCGCATCGCCGAGGCTGCCGCCAAGTGCGGTCAGTACTACGTCAACCACCGCTGGCTCGGCGGCATGCTGACCAACTGGAAGACGATCTCCCAGTCGATCAAGCGCCTGCGCGAGATGGAAGAGCGCCTCTCCGGCGACACCTCGGGCCTGACCAAGCGCGAAGTGCTGGAACTGACCCGCGAGCGCGACAAGCTGGAGCGTGCGCTGGGCGGCATCAAGGAGATGGGCGGCCTGCCGGACGTCATCTTCATCATCGACACCAACAAGGAGTCGATCGCGGTCAAGGAAGCCAACAAGCTGGGCATCCCGGTCATCGCGGTCCTCGACAGCAACTCCGATCCGGACGGCGTGGCCTTCCCGATCCCCGGCAACGACGACGCGCTGCGCGCCATCGAGCTGTACTGCGACCTGACGGTCGGCGCCGTGCTTGACGGCCTGCAGGCCGAGATGAGCGCCGCCGGCATCGACGTCGGCGCCGCCGAGGACGCCCCGGCCGAGCAGCTGCCGGAGGAAGAGACCGCCGAAACCGCCCAGGCCTGACCCTGACGGTTGAAGGGCAGCCGGGCCTTATGATCTATGGCCCGGCTGCCTTTTTTATGGGTTGCCACCCGTTTTGAATTTGTGACTCAATCCGATCCGCCTGCCGGATCGCTTGGAAGGAAGAGGGCGCAACATGGCCGAGATTACCGCCTCGCTCGTCAAGGAACTGCGCGAGAAGACCGGCGCGGGCATGATGGACTGCAAGAAGGCGCTGAACGAGACGCAGGGCGACCTCGAGGGCGCCGTTGACTGGCTGCGCAAGAAGGGCCTCGCCGCCGCCGCCAAGAAGTCGGGCCGCGTCGCCGCCGAAGGTCTGGTCGCCGTCGCCACCGCCGGCACCAAGGGTGCCGTCGTCGAGGTGAACGCCGAGACCGACTTCGTCGCCCGCAACGACAAGTTCCAGGCTTTCGCCGCCAAGGCCGCCGAGCTGGCCCTGACGACCGCCGGTGATGTCGAGACCCTGAAGGCCGCGACCTATCCGGGCACCTCGCACACCGCCCAGGATGAGCTGACCAGCCTGATCGCCACCGTCGGCGAGAACATGAACCTGCGCCGCGCCGTCACGCTGTCGGTCCCGGCCGGCGTCGTCGTCAGCTACGTCCACTCGGCCATCGCGCCGGGCCTGGGCAAGATCGGCGTTCTGGTCGCCCTGGAGTCGACCGGCGACACCGCCAAGCTGGCCGACCTCGGCAAGCAGATCGCCATGCACATCGCCGCCGCCCGCCCGGACGCGCTGGACATCGCCGATGTCGACAGCTCGTCGCTGGAGCGCGAGCGCAACGTGCTGGCCGAGCAGGCCCGCGCTTCGGGCAAGCCGGAGAACATCATCGAGAAGATGGTCGAAGGCCGCGTCCGCAAGTACTACGAGGAAGTCTGTCTGCTCGAGCAGACCTACGTGATCGACGGCGAGACCAAGGTCCGCAAGGTGGTGGAGAACGCCGCCAAGGGCATCGGCGCTCCGGTCAAGGTCACGGCCTTCACCCGCTTCGCGCTTGGCGAAGGCATCGAGAAGGCCCAGTCGGACTTCGCCGCCGAAGTCGCCGCCGCCGCCGGCGGTCAGGGCTGAGACCGGTAAGGTCGAACGCTTAGGTCCGCAAGCCGCATTCCGATACAGCAAGGGAGCGTTCCCCCAATGGTCGAAACCACCGGGATCACCGCGCCGGTCGAGGGCGTCCGCTACAAGCGGGTCCTCCTCAAGGTGTCGGGTGAGGCGCTGATGGGTCAGCGCGACTATGGTCTGGACCCGGAGATGGTGAACCGCATCGCCAACGAGGTGAAGGCGGTCATCGCGCTCGGCGTCCAGGTCTGCCTGGTGATCGGCGGGGGGAACATCTTCCGCGGTGTGAAGGGTGCGGCGAGCGGCATGGAGCGTGCCTCGGCCGACTACATCGGCATGCTCGCCACCGTGATGAACGCGCTCTCGATGCAGAGCGCGCTCGAACGGATGGGCGTCATCACCCGCGTGCAGTCGGCCATTCCCATGTCGACGGTCTGCGAGCCCTATATCCGGCGCCGCGCCGTCCGCCACATGGAAAAGGGCCGGGTGGTGATCTTCGCCGCCGGGACCGGCAACCCCTTCTTCACGACCGACACCGCCGCGGCGCTGCGCGCTTCGGAAATGGGCTGCGACGGTCTGTTGAAGGGCACGCAGGTCGACGGGGTCTACACCGCCGATCCGAAGAAGGATCCGAACGCCCAGCACTATGAACGCCTCACCTACATGGATGTCCTGACCAAGGAACTGCAGGTGATGGACGCTTCGGCGATCGCGCTGTCGCGCGAGAACCATATACCCATACTGGTTTTCTCGATCCACACGCCCGGCGCCTTCGCCGAAGTGATGCAGGGCCGTGGCAAGCACACCATCATAACGGAAGAAAGGGAGTAGGCCCGTGGCTGCGCCCGACCTATCGGATCTGAAGCGCCGCATGGAAGGCGCGCTCGACTCATTTCGCAAGGAACTGGGCGGTCTGCGCACCGGCCGCGCCTCGTCCAGCCTGCTGGAACCGGTGATGGTGGAGGCCTATGGCAGCCGCATGCACCTGCGAGAGGTGGCGACCGTCTCCGTGCCGGAGCCGCGCCTGATCACCGTGCAGGTGTGGGACCGCGGCATGACCAAGGCGGTCGAAAAGGCCATCCGCGACAGCGGCCTGGGCCTGAACCCGCAGACCGAGGGCCAGGTCATCCGCGTGCCGCTGCCCGACCTGACGCAGGAGCGCCGCGCCGAACTGGCGAAGGTCGCCCACAAATACGCCGAGCAGTGCCGCATCGCCATCCGCAACATCCGCCGTGACGGCATGGACGGCCTGAAGAAGGCGGAGAAGGCCAGCGAGATCACCCAGGACGAGCACAAGGTCCAGTCGGACAAGGTGCAGCTTCTGACCGACCAGCACATCAAGATGGTCGATGATACGCTTGCGCAAAAAGAAAAGGAAATCATGCAGGTCTGATCCGGAATGCGCGACGCGGACGACAACCGGTCCAACACGGCCCCCGGGCACGTCGCCATCATCATGGATGGCAACGGGCGTTGGGCCAAGGCGCGCGGCCTGCCGCGCACCGCCGGTCACAAGAAGGGCGTGGACGCCGTCCGCCGCACCGTGGAAGCGGCGCGCGAACTGGGCATCGGCACTCTGACGATCTTCAGCTTCTCCTCGGAGAACTGGCGCCGGCCGGAAGAGGAGATCAGCGACCTGATGGGTCTGCTGCGCTTCTATCTGCGCAGCGAAGTCGCCGAACTTCACCGGGCGGGCATCCGCCTGCGGGTGATCGGCGACCGCAACCGGCTGTCGGAAGACATCAACCGACTGATCGACAACGCCGAGGCGCTGACCCGCGACAACCGTGTGATGACCCTGGTCGTCGCTCTCAGCTACGGCTCCCGGTTGGAGATCGTCCATGCCGCGCGCCGGCTGGCGGAGGAGGTGGCGGCGGGGCGCCTGTCGCCCGACGCCATCGACGAGGACGCTCTGTCGGCCCGGCTCTACACCGCCGACATCCCCGACCCCGACCTGATCATCCGCACCAGTGGTGAGAAGCGGATCAGCAATTTCCTGCTGTGGCAGGCGGCCTACGCCGAGCTGGTCTTCGTGGACACCCTCTGGCCCGATTTTACCAAGCGCGATCTGGAGGCGGCGATTGAAGAGTTCCACAGAAGGGAACGCCGCTTCGGCGCCACCACCGCCGGCTCCCGCTGAGCCGTCGGCCGCGGATACGGCCGCAGCGCCGGTGAAGCCGTCCAAGGCGGGGGATCTCAAGGTCCGCGCCCTGTCCGCGCTCGTCATGGCGCCGGTCGTGCTGGGCGCTGTCTGGATGGGTGGCTGGGTGTTCCATGCGCTCATCGCCTTCGGCTCGGTGGTTGCCGTTTCCGAATGGACCAACATCGTCCCCAGCGCCCGCCACCTGCCGGCCCGCGTGATGGCGGCGGTCGGCATCGCCGTCGCGCTGATGGCCCAGCTCGCCGCCGGACCGGCCGCGGGATTGGGCGTCGCGGCGGCCTTCGCCGTCATGACGGCCATCGTCGGCGGCGGCAGCGACCGCGGCCTGCTCGGGTTCGGCGTCTTCTACGTCGCCGCCGGCATGGCCGGACTGATCTGGCTGCGCGACCTCCCGGACATCGGGCTCTCGCTGTTCCTCTTCGTCCTGTTCGCCATCTGGGCGACCGACATCGGCGCCTATGCCGCCGGCCGCAGCATCGGCGGGCCGAAACTGGCGCCCCGCATCAGCCCGAAGAAGACCTGGGCCGGCCTTATCGGCGGCATGCTGTCTTCCGCCCTGTTCGGCTGGCTCGTGGCCATTGCCTTCGGCGCCGCGCGTCCGGACATCGCCATTCTGGTGGGTGCCGCGGTCGCGGTGGTGGGGCAGGCCGGCGACCTGTTCGAATCGGCGGTCAAGCGGCGTTACAATGTGAAGGACAGCGGCCAGCTCATTCCCGGGCATGGCGGCATCCTCGACCGCATCGACGGGCTTCTGGCCGCTGCCCCGGTGCTGGCCTTGTTCCACGCGGCCATCGGAACGGTCCTCTCATGGTGGTGAAGGCGGAGGCGGTGCCGGATGCGCCGCGCAGCGTGACGATCCTCGGGTCCACCGGTTCGGTCGGCACGCAGACCGTGGACCTCGTCGCCCGCGATCCGGAGCGCTTCCCGGTCGAGGCGCTGACCGCCAACCGCAACGTCGCTCTGCTGGCAAAGCAGGCTCGCGACCTGAGGGCCCGCCTTGCCGTCGTCGCCGATCCCGCCGCCTATGCTGAATTGAAGGACCTTTTGTCCGGCACCGGCATCGAGGTTGCCGCCGGTGCCGAGGCCGTGGCCGCCGCCGCCGAACGCCCGGCCGACTGGGTGATGGCCGCCATCGTCGGCGCCGCCGGGCTGGAGCCGACGCTTGCCGCCGTGCGCCGGGGCGCCATCGTCGCCTTCGCCAACAAGGAGGTTCTGGTCTGCGCCGGCGCCCTGATGATGGAGGAGGTGAAGGCCCACGGCGCAACGCTGCTGCCGGTCGACAGCGAACATTCCGCCATCTATCAGGTCTTCGATTTCGGGCGGACCGACAGCGTCGCCCGCCTGATCCTCACCGCCTCGGGTGGTCCGTTCCGCACCAGGGACCGCGCCTTCATGGCCGCGGCGACGCGGGAGCAGGCGGTCGCCCATCCGACCTGGGACATGGGCGCCAAGATCTCGGTCGACAGCGCCACGATGATGAACAAGGGGCTGGAGCTGATCGAAGCCCATTTCCTGTTCGGCATCCCCGAGGAGCGGATCGATGTCCTGGTCCATCCGCAGTCGGTGATCCACTCCCTGGTCGAGTATGTCGACGGCTCCGTGCTGGCGCAGCTCGGCACGCCGGACATGCGTACACCCATCGCCTATGCGCTGGGCTGGCCCGCGCGCATCGCCACCCCGGCGGAACGGCTGGATCTTGTCAAGGCTGCGACCCTGACCTTCGAGGCGCCCGATCCCGTACGCTTCCCGGCACTCCGGCTGGCCCGGGCCGCCTTGCAAAGCGGGGGGGGCGCTCCTACTATACTCAGTGCCGCCAATGAGGTGGCTGTTCAGGCGTTTCTCGACCGCCGGATCGGCTTCCTCGACATCGAACGGATCGTCGAGGAGACGTTGACGGCGTTGCCCCACCGCCCGCTGCGCGATCTCGCCGCCGTGCGGGAGGCCGATGCGGATGCCAGGCGGGATGCCGCCGGCCGCGTTCAGGCCATCGGTGCGACAGCGGTTGGCAGCCGATGATCAGCGTTCGAGGCGCTGAAGGGCGCAAGGGTTGAAATGGACGTAATCGGCGGTTTCTGGACCTCGGTGCTGGCTTTTCTGCTGGTCCTCACCGTGCTCGTCTTCGTGCACGAGCTTGGTCACTATCTGATCGCGCGGCGCAACGGCGTGCGGATCGAGACCTTCTCAATCGGCTTCGGGCCGGAGTTGTTCGGCTTCACCGACCGCACCGGCACGCGCTGGAAGTTCAGCGCGCTGCCGCTCGGCGGCTATGTCAAGATGTTCGGCGACGCCGACCCGGCGAGCACGCCCGGCTCCAATCTGTCGGGCATGACGGAAGAGGAGCGGTCCGTCTCCTTCCACCACAAGCGGGTGGGGCAGCGCGCGGCGATCGTCGCCGCCGGGCCGATCGCCAACTTCCTGTTCTCCATCGTCGTGCTGGCCGTGCTGTTCATGACGGCGGGGCAGTCCTTCACGCCGCCCGACGTCGGCGGCATCCAGCCCGGCAGCGCGGCCGAGCGCGCCGGCATCCTGCCCGGCGACATCATCCTCTCGGTCGACGGCACAGGCATTCAGCGCTTCGAGGAAATCCGGCAGATCGTATCCATCCGTCCGGGGCAGCCACTGGCGATCGAGTTGAATCGCGACGGCCGGGTGATGACGGTCACCGCGACGCCGGATTCGCAGTCCGTCACGGACCGACTCGGCAACAGCCATCAGATCGGCTTGCTCGGCATCAGCCGCGGCAGCGTCGGGATGATGCGCCACGACCCGCTGACGGCGGTCTGGCAGGCGGGACGAGAAGTCGCAGGCATGATCAGCGGCACCTTCACCGCGCTGGGCCAGATGGTCCAGGGATCGCGCGGGACCGAAGAGCTGGGGGGGCCGCTGCGCATCGCCCAGATGTCGGGCGAGGTGGCGCAATCCGGCCTGTATCCGCTGATCTGGTTCATGACCTTCCTGTCGGTGAACCTCGGGCTGATCAACCTGTTCCCGGTGCCGATGCTGGACGGCGGCCATCTGGTGTTCTACGCCTTCGAAAAGCTTCGGGGCCGGCCGCTTGGAGCGCGAGCGCAAGAATACGGTTTCCGAATTGGATTGGCCTTGGTATTAACGCTCATGGTCTTCGCCACGTGGAACGACCTGGTTCAACTGCGCGTGGTCGATTTCTTCCGGGGACTGGTTTCCTGATTCCAGCCCCTTGCCAGGGAGCGTGATTTGCCGGTGTCGAGCAAAGTTCTGGTGGCGGGCCTGCTGGCCGGCTGCGCCATGACGACGGTGTCTGTCGCCCACGCCCAAACCGCCGCCTCGCCCGGAAGGGCGCCCGCGGGTTCCGGGTCCATGGTCGCCCAGGTGTTCAGCGGCGGTACGGTGCGCGATATCCGGGTCGAAGGCACCCAGCGAATCGAACCGTCCACGGTCCGCTCCTACCTGACGATTCAGCCCGGCGACCAGTTCGATCCCGAACGGATCGACCAGTCGTTGAAGGCGCTGTTCAACACCGGCCTGTTCGCGGACGTGGTGCTGAAGCGCGAAGGCGATGCGCTGGTGGTGACGGTGGCCGAGAACCCCATCATCAACCGCATCGCGTTCGAGGGGAACCGGCGCATCGACAGGGAGACGCTGGAGCGGGAAATCCAGCTGCGTCCCCGCGTCGTCTATACGCGCACCCGCGTTCAGAACGATGTTCAGCGTATCCAGGAGATCTACCGCCGCCAGGGCCGATTCGCCGCGACGGTCGAGCCGAAGATCATCCAGCTCGACCAGAACCGGGTCGATCTGGTCTATGAGATCAATGAAGGCGCGCGCACCGGCGTGCGCGGCATCACCTTCATCGGCAACCAGCATTTTTCCGACGGAACTCTGCGCGAGGCCGTTCAGACCAAGGAATCCGCCTGGTGGCGCTTCCTGTCGTCCGACGACAACTATGATCCGGACCGTCTGAACTACGACCGCGACCTGCTGCGCCGCTTCTACCTGAAGGAAGGCTACGCCGACTTCCGCGTGGTCTCGGCCGTGGCGGAGCTGACGCCCGACAAATCGGACTTCTTCATCACCTTCACCATCGAGGAAGGCGATCGCTACAAGTTCGGCAAGGTGGACATCAACACCTCGCTGAAGCAGCTCGACCCGGCCGTGCTGCAGAACAGCGTGACCACCACCGAAGGCGACTGGTACAACGCCCAGAAGGTCGAAGACACGATCACGAAGCTGACGAACGCCGTCGGCGATCTGCAGTACGCCTTCGTGGATGTACGGCCGCGGATTTCGCGCAACCGC from Azospirillum ramasamyi includes:
- the rpsB gene encoding 30S ribosomal protein S2, with the translated sequence MTMPTFTMRQLLEAGVHFGHHTRRWNPKMNQYIFGVRNGVHIIDLEQTVPMLHRALQAVRDVVAGGGRVLFVGTKRQAQERIAEAAAKCGQYYVNHRWLGGMLTNWKTISQSIKRLREMEERLSGDTSGLTKREVLELTRERDKLERALGGIKEMGGLPDVIFIIDTNKESIAVKEANKLGIPVIAVLDSNSDPDGVAFPIPGNDDALRAIELYCDLTVGAVLDGLQAEMSAAGIDVGAAEDAPAEQLPEEETAETAQA
- the tsf gene encoding translation elongation factor Ts yields the protein MAEITASLVKELREKTGAGMMDCKKALNETQGDLEGAVDWLRKKGLAAAAKKSGRVAAEGLVAVATAGTKGAVVEVNAETDFVARNDKFQAFAAKAAELALTTAGDVETLKAATYPGTSHTAQDELTSLIATVGENMNLRRAVTLSVPAGVVVSYVHSAIAPGLGKIGVLVALESTGDTAKLADLGKQIAMHIAAARPDALDIADVDSSSLERERNVLAEQARASGKPENIIEKMVEGRVRKYYEEVCLLEQTYVIDGETKVRKVVENAAKGIGAPVKVTAFTRFALGEGIEKAQSDFAAEVAAAAGGQG
- the pyrH gene encoding UMP kinase — encoded protein: MVETTGITAPVEGVRYKRVLLKVSGEALMGQRDYGLDPEMVNRIANEVKAVIALGVQVCLVIGGGNIFRGVKGAASGMERASADYIGMLATVMNALSMQSALERMGVITRVQSAIPMSTVCEPYIRRRAVRHMEKGRVVIFAAGTGNPFFTTDTAAALRASEMGCDGLLKGTQVDGVYTADPKKDPNAQHYERLTYMDVLTKELQVMDASAIALSRENHIPILVFSIHTPGAFAEVMQGRGKHTIITEERE
- the frr gene encoding ribosome recycling factor, producing MAAPDLSDLKRRMEGALDSFRKELGGLRTGRASSSLLEPVMVEAYGSRMHLREVATVSVPEPRLITVQVWDRGMTKAVEKAIRDSGLGLNPQTEGQVIRVPLPDLTQERRAELAKVAHKYAEQCRIAIRNIRRDGMDGLKKAEKASEITQDEHKVQSDKVQLLTDQHIKMVDDTLAQKEKEIMQV
- a CDS encoding isoprenyl transferase yields the protein MRDADDNRSNTAPGHVAIIMDGNGRWAKARGLPRTAGHKKGVDAVRRTVEAARELGIGTLTIFSFSSENWRRPEEEISDLMGLLRFYLRSEVAELHRAGIRLRVIGDRNRLSEDINRLIDNAEALTRDNRVMTLVVALSYGSRLEIVHAARRLAEEVAAGRLSPDAIDEDALSARLYTADIPDPDLIIRTSGEKRISNFLLWQAAYAELVFVDTLWPDFTKRDLEAAIEEFHRRERRFGATTAGSR
- a CDS encoding phosphatidate cytidylyltransferase — encoded protein: MKPSKAGDLKVRALSALVMAPVVLGAVWMGGWVFHALIAFGSVVAVSEWTNIVPSARHLPARVMAAVGIAVALMAQLAAGPAAGLGVAAAFAVMTAIVGGGSDRGLLGFGVFYVAAGMAGLIWLRDLPDIGLSLFLFVLFAIWATDIGAYAAGRSIGGPKLAPRISPKKTWAGLIGGMLSSALFGWLVAIAFGAARPDIAILVGAAVAVVGQAGDLFESAVKRRYNVKDSGQLIPGHGGILDRIDGLLAAAPVLALFHAAIGTVLSWW
- a CDS encoding 1-deoxy-D-xylulose-5-phosphate reductoisomerase codes for the protein MVVKAEAVPDAPRSVTILGSTGSVGTQTVDLVARDPERFPVEALTANRNVALLAKQARDLRARLAVVADPAAYAELKDLLSGTGIEVAAGAEAVAAAAERPADWVMAAIVGAAGLEPTLAAVRRGAIVAFANKEVLVCAGALMMEEVKAHGATLLPVDSEHSAIYQVFDFGRTDSVARLILTASGGPFRTRDRAFMAAATREQAVAHPTWDMGAKISVDSATMMNKGLELIEAHFLFGIPEERIDVLVHPQSVIHSLVEYVDGSVLAQLGTPDMRTPIAYALGWPARIATPAERLDLVKAATLTFEAPDPVRFPALRLARAALQSGGGAPTILSAANEVAVQAFLDRRIGFLDIERIVEETLTALPHRPLRDLAAVREADADARRDAAGRVQAIGATAVGSR
- the rseP gene encoding RIP metalloprotease RseP, which produces MDVIGGFWTSVLAFLLVLTVLVFVHELGHYLIARRNGVRIETFSIGFGPELFGFTDRTGTRWKFSALPLGGYVKMFGDADPASTPGSNLSGMTEEERSVSFHHKRVGQRAAIVAAGPIANFLFSIVVLAVLFMTAGQSFTPPDVGGIQPGSAAERAGILPGDIILSVDGTGIQRFEEIRQIVSIRPGQPLAIELNRDGRVMTVTATPDSQSVTDRLGNSHQIGLLGISRGSVGMMRHDPLTAVWQAGREVAGMISGTFTALGQMVQGSRGTEELGGPLRIAQMSGEVAQSGLYPLIWFMTFLSVNLGLINLFPVPMLDGGHLVFYAFEKLRGRPLGARAQEYGFRIGLALVLTLMVFATWNDLVQLRVVDFFRGLVS